The genomic interval TCTCTCTGGCACGTAAAGCACTAACTGTCGTGCTTTAGGTGCCAGAGAGCAGAAGGACTGTGGGAGAGCGTGAACGTTCCACGAGCGCAGGCGTTACACGAGCTGTTGTTTACTAAAGCGAATCGCGGGGAAACGAGTGTTTTCAGGGTTTACGTCAaagcaaaaccaaaaaaagtggAATGTTGTATGAGTGTGGAGTTCAGTTCATTATGGTTTACATGCAGTTTTAATGGATTATTGGAAAAATTGGGTCAACTTTTggatttggtgttatttttaaaaaattataattgggATCAAAACAAACTCTGTTCAAAGCTGCGTTTAAACATGTTGAGCATTTCGTCACTGACTCCAATAGTTGATTATTCGTCTGTCATGTCTTGCGTCGATTTGTCTGTCTACTGCGATCAGGGAGGTATGTGgggtttgtttgggtttttttttctttcgcaCCGTCTCATCATTGAAATCCTCCAATAGGATTTTAcgtctttgttatttttctattttcttcaTTAATGATATTTTCAGTTTCCTTCCTGACAGCCATTGGCCTCCTCTCAGTCCAAACTCTGGGTTCAATTCTGTTAAATTTCTTCAAAATCTCcaactttttttccttttttctttccataataaaaaaatataaatatagattttCCAGATCAAGCTTGGCATTTCCTTTATTTACACATTACCACAAATACAACCTAAGTGAGTTATATGATCTGTGGAGCCACATGTGGTAATAAAAGCCCAGAGTTGATCTGAGGGGTCTCAAAGTCCTGATTGAAGATGTGAATGTTGAGCAGCTCtgttatattttttgtcttgtcttgtcgacatgtttgtttttttgtttatttctgtatgTCTACACTCAGATGTGAGGGGGTGGGATGTTAGTTTAGGTGTGGGGAGTGATGTCAGCGAAGGGTCGGGGTTCGAAtactgaagtaaaaaaaaaaattctcaaaataAATCATAGTAAATGAGGACAAACCCAAAAATAAAGCTAACGAGAAGAAAACTAGCATAACGGGATCCACGTGGCGCTAATATTCTGCTTGATTTAATTGGAGCGCACTAATATTGACCTGCATTTCCTTTGAGAACTGCTTTTAGGACTTGTTAACTCGCTGTGGGAGACGATACATTTTAAAGTGCAACAGTAGAACACAAGTGAGGTGTGGaatccaattaaaaaaataaacctttttttttttcttcttcccaaACAATCTTGTTCAGAGTAATTTGGATTTTTCTCTGTATTCATGTGTTCAATtccgttttcttttttgtcaatGACAAACCCAATTGTAACAAACAATCCTCATAcacatcattttgtttttcctgtATGTTGTGgtttaaaaagtgcaaacattttgaatttatgTTTTGATCTTTCCTCTAAACAAAATGCAAAGATTGACACAAGTGTGTTATGTCCTCACTCTGTATGCTACTGTTGCAACTTGGAAACAAATGCAAggtctagaagaaaaaaaaaaagaacaataaactGATCTGAACTTCACTGGTTGtcggctgtttttttttttttgttttgttttttttacatgtctGACTTTCATTAGGATCTCTACTATCATTCAAATTGTTGCTTCCTTATCACTTTGTTTGCATCACCAACCTCCACATACGAGTCCTGAATAGATGCAAGCCCTCACTGAGCAGCTGTTAGAGATAAAGTAGAGCAGCAGGGGAACGGCTTCTCCTGAATGTGGGGAAAACAAAGATGATTGTTAACAGCAGGAAGATCAAACGTAAGAGCAAATACACAATTTACCCTATGCAGAAAGGAATACACAATACCAATTTGagaatatataaaatacaaactaaTATTTTAACAATATACCCAAGTGAAGTCCCAGGAGGAGTAATTAACCGGAGAAATGTTTTATGTTAAAAGTTAGGTGTAAGGAATACTACTAGTaattatacataaaaaatacatatgcgGTAAATTGAGGTTTTGCAATAAATATGACATAGTATATCAGTATAGCTCATGGTATGAACTGTTTTTGTATGTGAAGGAAATAAGACGTCAACAGTGAAAGTACATAAACAATGTTGAAATCTCAATCCATAGGCAATATGTCAATATTTTCAGTTTcgccatattatatatatatgtatgtgtaacCCAAGATAAATGACGCCGGAAAAAGTCTAAATTCACTTCAAAACGgttcaaaaatttaaatagacgaatgaataaaataaagtactTATTTAACGTTAACTGACATTTGACCTTGACGCTGTTTTTCGACAAGACCCGCCTTTCCATCATTTTCTCCAATCAGACTTCTCCAAATCCTAAAATCCCGCCCCTTTCTAACACCTACGTCCCGGCTCAGCCTATAGAATTCCGGGTCAAGCTCTACGTCAAAATGTAAGTCCCGCCTTCATTCTGACGATGCGATTGATGTTTAATATCTCCAATGAAATTAGAGGCCTCCATTCAATTGTCCAATCATAAGAAGCTGTTTGCGACAGTGGGCGGGCTCTAACCCGGTAAGCTTTTCTCTCTTCGACTTCCGGCTCCTCCGTCCTTTGGAAACCACAACGTGAGTCCATAATGTCGCTCTCTTTCATTCACCAGCGTTTTACTAAAAATGCCGAGACTTGGTTGAATGTttcttacttttaaaaaaagacgttTGGTTGTATTGATCTGCAACTGTTTGTGTGACCGCTGCTGTGTTTGAAGCTAAATGCTAAAGTGGCTAACTATGCTCCTATTAATCACCGCTGTAACACCCTTTAAAGACTCTTGTGTTAAGTGTCGTTTTCGTGTTGTATTCAACTATAGTTTATTCAATACATTACatttgatattttattaataatatattaacAAATAGCAGCTGCTCCTTCGTTATGCACAAACATCTGTAGCATCAGGGAAAATCATATAGaagttattttaataataacgGATCATAAATCAAAGGGACagtgttattatattatacGTGTGTAAGaaattgctgtgtgtgtgtgtgttgaatgaACGGCGTGATCACATGCACACGTCAACAAAAGCATCACCTTTTTTAGTTTCCTATATTGATTTTACCAAGACTATTTCTAATTTTGATCACATTGTGCAGTTGTACAAGTTACTGACATTgtttgaataaagttgaatatgATAAGACTGCAGTTGAAATCAAACAAAATTACCACTAATGTTTAACTTAAATTAGGTCATAATTCTGAAGATATAGCGAGGTATCCGCAGCTGGACGGAAAACCATGAGAATCAACTTCAGTTCAACATAGGTTCTCAACACGCTAGTTTGGATTAAAAAGCTACTTTCAAGTAGTCGCTAGTTaaggtgggacgatatatcgtgcaacaagaaaacacaataTTATGTCACACGATGCATCGTCAACGGtacaagtgttttttcttttaatagttttattgaatttaaccGTTTTTAACCCAGAGTTAGCATTTACAGAGTTAGTCAAATTAAAGCAGGGTTATTGTTCCAAATGCAAGTTTTTTTGTTGGTCTAAAAATATATCATTATCACGAGCCCATTATTGTCTattatattgtatcgtgaagtCAGTGTATCATCCTACCTCTTATCGTGAATCACTCCCTGGGCAAAAACATTGGGAATTACTGTGTATTTTATTCTTATGGGAATATAATTTGATTAAATAACTTCAAAAGTAATGTCCTGTCAGGCTTCTAACAGTAGAGGGCAGTAATTAGTGACTTTATGTTTAGTATTTACTGACTTGTGTCCAGAGTTCAGTGTTATTCATCAAACGAGTGGTGTTAAAATGCTTGTTTCTCTCTCCTTAGGATGGGCAGTGTTCTGGCTGCCAGTTCTCccaaagccacgccccctgtgGCCCCAGCCCCGCCTCCTTCTCCGGGGCTGACGGTGCCGCCGGGCTTCACCATGCCTCCGGTTTCAACCGTCGTCCCCTCAGCAGAACAGAAGGAGGAGTGGGAAAACCCCCTACCCAACCCGGGAGGGTTTGACGAGTGTCATCGCAAATGTAAAGGTCGGTGGgaggatttcaaaataaaggtcaggTATAGGAAAGCAACCAAGCCGTATGCGTCTGatgtgttttccttttgttcTCAGAGGTTTTTCCGATGCAGATGGAAGGTGTCAGGCTGACGGTGAACAAAGGCCTCAGCAACTACTTTCAGGTCAGTcgaacattttcaacatttaaagTCAGATTAATTTTTGAATGAATGTGTCACAGATGTTTTTATCCTCTGGTTTCAATTCTTAAGTCATCTTGCTCATTCAACGTGACTTAAATCCTACTGGTAAAGATTGATGGCGAAgtttgaattaattaaaaaagactgagaagtaaataaaagctgattaAAATATCAACAATTTAATTAGTAGAAACGGATAAAAGCTATAcatacataataaaaaataactaaataccACTGGGACATTGAACAATAAGGTTTATACATATGAATAAAAAACGCAGTATAACTTTGTTAATAAGATTTATTTATCAGGCTAATGAATGGTAGCATTTTGGTAGTTTGTGTTCATTATAACCTGGAGTTTACAGGTAAAATGGAGAATACATTGACAGTATAAATCCCATTTGAAGCCCTGTTGTGATGTGTTGATGTGCGTTCCTGCAGGTGAACCACACAGTGCTGCTGAGCACCAATGCAGACTCCAGCTACAGGTTTGGGGCGACCTACGTAGGCACTAAGCAGACGGGACCAGCAGAGGTGAGCTGCTCTGACCCCACCCTGGAAGCTTTTAGCCGCGATGCTAACGTTTCTCTGTGTTGCCGTTCAGTTCTTTCCCGTCATGGTGGGAGACATGGACAACAGCGGCAGCCTCAACGCTCAGATCATCCATCAGATCAGCAGCAGGATACGATCCAAAGTGGCCTTCCAGGTGGAGACCAACATTTCACTGCTTCTGTCTATTAAGAGACTAAAAATATTGGTtctcgatatatatatatatatatatatatatatatatttttttttttttttttgtggctaaaTACAAATCCATATTCCTCTCCAgaatcaattttatttaattttctttttttttttggaactatGACTCATACATTCTATTTTCCTAATATGTTCAGGTTAAATttttcagacaatttttttttaggaaattcactttgatctcctgacaagtCACACATGCACAAAATAGGAAGTTTTCCCATTGTAGGATGGAGAAAGTCTTTTCTGTTTAGAAATGTGCAGTGACAATAAAACTATATCTAACTTGTGTTGTCCCGCCCTCAGACACAACAACACAAGTTTATGAACTGGCAAGGCGACGCTGAGTTCAGAGGAGAAGATTTCACAGCCACAGTAACGCTGGGAAACCCTGACCTCTTAGTCGGCTCTGGTACGTCACCAGGAAACCATTAACAatcccagttaatatcaaaagtACTCACCCAGCTGTGGTTTGGTGTCAGGTATCATCATCTCTCACTACCTCCAGTCCATCACTCCTTCTCTGGCTCTGGGAGGAGAGCTGGTTTACCACCACAGGCCTGGAGAGGAAGGCGCCGTGATGTCATTAGTCAGCAGGTACACAGGTGAGCACAGGTAGCCGTGTAATTACATCTGAACACAAACACTTAATAAAGCTTTATTTACTCACTAATGAACAACCACTGTTAATGCTGTCCACTTGTTCATTCGTCCCAAAGTCACTTCTCTACAGAAGTCACATTTTTTATGCAACTTTGAAGTGAATTCATTCACATTAAGTGTTCCTCTGCCCACACAGGTGATAACTACATCGCCACATTGACGCTGGGATCATCAGGAGCTCACGCATCGTACTACCACAAAGCCAACGAGCAGGTAACTAATGAACCCCAAGTATCACAGCGAACACTAAGGGAACCATTGAAACCAGACAAAATACAGCAACAAATCCACCAAATGACttcagacacacaaaataaaaatatagccacaacaaaaacacacaatgtcagaaaagcacacaaaatgaccccttTTCTATGTGGGTgtgtacaattattattattattagtgttgttttcatttattattatttctttaattttctttacaTGCTGCTCTTTGCCTTTCtaattttttctgattctgtttctaaaacacacaaaaatgcccaaaattaaacataatgactcaaaatacacacaatgattccggacatacaaaatgaaaatgcagccacaaaaaaagacacactatgggggaaaaatacacaaaatgacccccaaaacacacaaaacagccataaaaatgctcaaaaacacacaatacacaaactgaccccaaaacatccacaaaaatgcttaaaatgacacacaatgacttgaaaaacacagaaaattattctagacatacaaaatgaaaatagagccacaacaaaaatacacagaaaatggcagaaaaatgcacaaaacaacaacaaaacaaaattccaaaaggacacaaagcctttgttctttcctgtgttaaagcATGAGTCGCCCACTGTGCTGAAAGCTGCCCTCTGCAGCTCTGTGTTGTATGAATATGTTTGTGCTCACAGCTGCAGGTCGGCGTGGAGTTTGAGGCAAGCACTCGCATGCAGGAAACCAGCGTGTCACTGGGCTACCAGCTGGACGTGCCCAAAGCTAATTTACTGTTTAAAGGCAAGTGTTGTTAGCTTTGAATGAGTTTGAAATGTTTCCCACAGTGGGAAAAATGaaggattatttttgtattctaCAGTTAGAGAAATGCTGAAAGGCAGTGATACTCGTGTCTGTCCATACTTTAATTGATGAAGTAAAATCCTAACTTATTAACCTGTGATTTTATGTTCTTTTGTTATAattgttttattctttgttACTTCTGGCTGTTAATGACCTCCACATCATGTCCCGCCTCCTGTTCTAGGCTCTGTGGACAGTAACTGGGTCGTCGGAGCCACGATAGAAAAGAAGCTGCTGCCTCTGCCGCTGTCGCTCGTCCTCTGCTCCTTCCTCAACCATCGCAAGAACAAGTTCCAGTGTGGCTTCGGCATCACCATTGGTTAATTACCAGTATACGAGGGACTTGGTCTTAACAAACGTTATCATGTCCCTCAGACTGCTGTAGTCTTTCTATCTCGCGCTGCATCCTAAAATTATGAAAACGATTCAGGAGTACaaacacaatttttatttttcagttttattttaatttctgtttgtttttttttgttgaattattattactgtaacaTCTGTCTCAGTGTGGAGTGAGAGAAGTCTGTTAAATTGAAGTTACACACACGTTTACTGCTGTGGGGAAGGAGCGTATCACGTTCACAAACTCTGTGTTTTGTATTGCCTTTGTTTCCATTGAGCATACTGACCTGTATATACCTCTTAAAAACTGATAAATACAATTTCTTACAAAAGCTGAAAGTATTCCTTGTTATCTTTGAGAAATATGCACTTGTGAAAATAGTGGAATTGTCACCAAGAAAATAAGAGAATGCTGtattaaatattaacatttaaaaaaacaactttacatCACAGGAACAAGACAATGCAGTTTTCAtccacaaataaaatgttttttaaaagaaaaactagaATAAAATTTACTTTCAATGTATTCTCATGGTGAGGTCATAACCAGGTAAGGACGTCATTTAATGTGATCAAGACCAAATTATTTATAAATACTTTGGTTAAACAACGTAAAAgatttgatgaaaaaaatctaaCCTCAAATTTTAAATTGATGTATTCAGTGTTAATATCATGCAATGACaagttttattacacttttattaaattccttaaaaacatttataccTTAAAAAGGTGAAAGAAAAACACGATTGAGTGATATCTCACCGTGCAATTGTATTGTTCCAAAAAATCtccaaagtgatttttttaaacaatgtttttagcAAGAAAAAAcccatttaattgcgctaacatgcaTATCAGATAAAAGCCCggtcactagggatgtaacgattcactcaactcccgatacgattcgattcacgatacgattttctcacgatttgttttacaaaatgggactgtagtcaaaatttcttttgggggaaaaaaactagaaaatactgtactattttccttgtcaaaagaattccttgataaactattcaaaacaatgcaatttagctaaaaataaatcttgaatgaaataaataaaggaataatataaatgaaaatgaagcctattaatttaaattctggttctataataaacaatgcaaaactgcataatagttctttttcttttaaaagtgcaactgaaaatgtattttgtgccttaacaattggactttaaaaaaaaaaacaaaaaaacgattgcactgatttacgtcatatttgtttggaccagcagagggcgctggtaacacagtggtcggttggcatgcagctatcttgcagtgaagaagagaagctatgctagcagacagagctaatagaaaaacgtcacttttacagatattcaagtaatattacagatattccttcggtgctaaaggggtaatgaatcatttattaacatatttaagagtagaaggcagccagaaagaaagtattagcagactccgcccgccgccttcACTTGTggactgcgattcaattttcagaaaatcgacatcaaccgtgatacctatgaatcgatttttaactgccttacgattaatcgttacatccctaccggTCACTATCAGACcctgttaaactacctcactcttcaatgcattttagctggaagttgatagcactttatttatataaaacatactggacaatTTTATAGatgtggttactttaaaaatatatatatatatcaacagAATCTGTTATTGATAggactgggcaatatatcaagattcaagataaatCGAGTTtcctattttggcaatatacgaaattacaatatcacctacatttatatatctatatatatattatagcttatgcAGTATtaaaatacagcattaaaagcacagttagatggatttctgagtgcgttctaacccagaccttgccctaaacaagccacacaacagaactcactcacacgtgctgtctcctataggagaaaaatacacaagtgtCACATATTAtgaagctgtttgttaataaatgtgcctgtgtggcattttccaTTCGCAAATTTAACCCCGAATTTTCTTTCTGgtgagactttatttgaattaaaaagaaatcgagattaatatcgtatatcatcattttaagaaaaaaatattttggtccatatcgcccagccctaggtatataagcaaaagttaaactttttttaaaaatgtaatttgacagtttgataaacataccacttgtttttgataatgatacttgaattaactgttagttaccatttacttgaaatgtaaaggtgaaatttgtaaatattgatatcgcgatgtatatcgtatttgttagtatcgggatatatcatatcgtgaatcatattgtcagattcatggtaatgcacacccctacttcCCTCACATGCTAAATGTTCAGTGAATGGCA from Gouania willdenowi chromosome 11, fGouWil2.1, whole genome shotgun sequence carries:
- the tomm40l gene encoding mitochondrial import receptor subunit TOM40B — translated: MGSVLAASSPKATPPVAPAPPPSPGLTVPPGFTMPPVSTVVPSAEQKEEWENPLPNPGGFDECHRKCKEVFPMQMEGVRLTVNKGLSNYFQVNHTVLLSTNADSSYRFGATYVGTKQTGPAEFFPVMVGDMDNSGSLNAQIIHQISSRIRSKVAFQTQQHKFMNWQGDAEFRGEDFTATVTLGNPDLLVGSGIIISHYLQSITPSLALGGELVYHHRPGEEGAVMSLVSRYTGDNYIATLTLGSSGAHASYYHKANEQLQVGVEFEASTRMQETSVSLGYQLDVPKANLLFKGSVDSNWVVGATIEKKLLPLPLSLVLCSFLNHRKNKFQCGFGITIG